One window of Myxococcales bacterium genomic DNA carries:
- a CDS encoding SIS domain-containing protein, which yields MAYARKFFGEAIEILNQLDADAVERLASLLAEARARGGRLFILGVGGSAGNASHAVNDFRKICGFESYTPTDNVSELTARVNDDGWETTFERWLEVSRLSKQDMVLVFSVGGGNLEKNVSPNLVRALGLARKVGASIGGVVGRDGGYTAQVADVCVIVPTVNPDAITPHAEAFQAVVWHLLVSHPLLQKSAMKWESTQ from the coding sequence ATGGCGTACGCACGGAAGTTCTTCGGCGAAGCAATCGAGATCCTGAACCAGCTCGACGCCGACGCCGTCGAGCGCCTGGCCAGCCTGCTGGCTGAGGCACGAGCGCGAGGCGGGCGCCTGTTCATTCTCGGAGTGGGTGGAAGCGCGGGCAACGCCTCGCACGCCGTCAACGATTTCAGAAAGATCTGCGGCTTCGAGTCGTACACACCCACCGACAACGTCTCGGAGCTGACCGCGCGGGTCAACGACGACGGCTGGGAGACCACGTTCGAACGCTGGCTCGAGGTGAGCCGTCTGTCCAAACAGGACATGGTGCTGGTGTTCTCCGTCGGCGGCGGCAACCTCGAGAAGAACGTCAGCCCGAACCTGGTGCGGGCGCTCGGACTCGCGCGCAAGGTGGGCGCGAGCATCGGAGGCGTGGTGGGGCGCGACGGGGGATACACGGCCCAGGTCGCGGATGTGTGTGTGATCGTCCCGACCGTGAATCCCGACGCCATCACACCCCACGCCGAGGCGTTTCAGGCCGTGGTCTGGCACCTCTTGGTGTCCCATCCGTTGCTCCAGAAGTCGGCGATGAAGTGGGAGAGCACTCAGTGA
- a CDS encoding NAD-dependent epimerase/dehydratase family protein, protein MKSLVIGGAGFIGSHLTDQLVARGPVTLFDNLSVGKREFVAGHLASGAARLVVGELLDLEQVCEVVKGHDVVFHLAANPEARWGLDNPRLDLEQGTIATWNVLEAMRRGGVPRIVFSSSGTVYGDTAEVCAEADLGRLPISLYGASKFAGEALISSYVECFGLRGLIYRFGNVVGPRGTHGAALDFLKKLKNTPDELEVLGDGAQAKPYVFVSDCVAGILFGLDHTRGPLDVLNIAPPDFTSVRRIAELCVEASPNPQARIRYTGGDRGWPGDVPQSRLAPDALAALGYRVSRTSDEAVRQAVTALAGEVFG, encoded by the coding sequence GTGAAGTCGCTGGTGATCGGCGGCGCCGGTTTCATCGGCAGCCACCTCACCGATCAACTGGTCGCTCGCGGGCCGGTCACGTTGTTCGACAACCTCAGCGTGGGCAAGCGCGAGTTCGTCGCCGGGCACCTGGCCTCGGGCGCGGCGCGACTGGTCGTGGGTGAGCTGCTCGATCTGGAGCAGGTGTGCGAGGTCGTGAAAGGCCACGACGTCGTCTTTCATCTGGCAGCAAACCCCGAGGCACGCTGGGGCCTCGACAACCCGCGCCTCGATCTCGAGCAGGGCACCATCGCCACCTGGAACGTGCTCGAAGCCATGCGCCGCGGCGGCGTTCCGAGGATCGTCTTTTCGTCCTCCGGGACCGTCTACGGCGACACCGCGGAGGTCTGCGCCGAAGCAGATCTCGGGCGCCTCCCCATCTCGCTCTACGGCGCCAGCAAGTTCGCTGGCGAGGCGCTGATCAGCTCGTACGTCGAGTGTTTCGGCCTGCGCGGGCTGATCTACCGCTTTGGCAATGTGGTCGGTCCCCGGGGAACCCACGGCGCCGCGCTGGATTTTCTGAAGAAGCTGAAGAACACCCCGGACGAGCTCGAGGTGTTGGGCGACGGGGCTCAAGCCAAACCCTACGTCTTCGTCAGCGACTGCGTGGCAGGCATCCTGTTCGGCCTGGACCACACCCGCGGTCCCCTCGACGTGCTCAACATCGCGCCGCCGGACTTCACCAGCGTGCGGCGCATCGCCGAGCTGTGCGTCGAGGCGTCACCCAACCCGCAGGCGCGCATCCGCTACACCGGCGGTGATCGCGGTTGGCCCGGCGACGTTCCGCAATCACGGCTTGCGCCGGACGCACTCGCGGCCCTGGGCTACCGGGTGTCGCGCACCAGCGACGAAGCCGTGAGGCAGGCCGTGACCGCGCTCGCCGGCGAGGTCTTCGGCTGA
- a CDS encoding GMC family oxidoreductase — protein MPDRERVEVIVIGSGAGGAVTALELALVGRNVVVLEEGRRHADADYGKSSPEAMRLLYRRRGMTPILGKTPLGYVEGACLGGSTEINSGFWHRTPRETLLRWKAQFDLADSGPDELAPHFAWAEEITRVQPYGRPLPMSTQVFARGIEAMGWAAQEVPRAAAGCQSTNACAAGCPTGAKQGMSRALWPRAEQMGARVVTGCRVEQLLFAGDRCTGVLAEVEVEPGVRSLVRIDAEHVIVCAGPTETPALLRRSGVKFHVGETLRVHPMLKLVARFPEVIDAQASVLPLLQVKEFWPDVSLGGAFFTVGHLAMLLSDNWLETSGQVARYRNMASFYVAVRGAGRGRVRPSMLGDGATLMQYELAPADIRSLSQGLARLASLLLAAGAEEVFPAVRGIGSIRSEDAAIRWLDELLPSASLSLTTVHAFSSCPIGERSDRCAADSFGKVRRFTNLYVNDASMLPDSPGVNPQGSVMAFARRNVRRFIDGLT, from the coding sequence GTGCCTGATCGCGAGCGCGTCGAGGTCATCGTGATCGGCTCGGGAGCGGGTGGCGCGGTCACCGCCCTCGAGCTCGCGCTCGTGGGTCGCAATGTCGTCGTGCTCGAGGAAGGGCGTCGTCACGCCGACGCCGATTACGGCAAGAGCTCACCCGAAGCCATGCGGTTGCTCTATCGGCGGCGTGGCATGACGCCGATTCTCGGCAAGACGCCGCTCGGGTACGTCGAGGGTGCGTGTCTCGGCGGCAGCACCGAGATCAACAGCGGATTCTGGCACCGCACACCGCGTGAGACGCTGCTGCGCTGGAAGGCGCAGTTCGATCTCGCCGACAGCGGTCCCGACGAGCTGGCGCCGCACTTCGCCTGGGCCGAGGAGATCACGCGGGTGCAGCCCTACGGCAGACCGTTGCCCATGAGCACGCAGGTGTTCGCGCGCGGCATCGAGGCCATGGGGTGGGCAGCGCAAGAGGTGCCCCGGGCTGCGGCCGGCTGTCAGAGCACCAACGCCTGCGCAGCCGGCTGTCCGACTGGCGCCAAACAGGGGATGAGCCGCGCGCTCTGGCCTCGCGCGGAACAGATGGGAGCCCGGGTGGTCACCGGGTGCCGGGTGGAGCAGCTGCTCTTCGCCGGCGATCGCTGCACCGGTGTGCTCGCCGAAGTGGAGGTCGAGCCCGGTGTCAGGTCGCTGGTGCGCATCGATGCCGAGCACGTCATCGTGTGTGCCGGACCGACCGAGACCCCGGCGTTGCTGAGGCGAAGCGGCGTGAAATTCCACGTCGGTGAGACACTCCGGGTCCACCCCATGTTGAAGCTGGTCGCGCGGTTTCCGGAGGTCATCGACGCTCAGGCCAGCGTCTTGCCGCTGTTGCAGGTCAAGGAGTTCTGGCCGGACGTCTCCCTCGGCGGCGCGTTCTTCACGGTCGGGCACCTGGCGATGCTGCTCAGTGACAACTGGCTCGAGACGTCGGGACAGGTGGCCAGGTATCGCAACATGGCGAGCTTCTACGTGGCAGTGCGCGGGGCGGGCCGCGGACGGGTGCGCCCGAGCATGCTCGGCGATGGCGCCACGCTGATGCAGTACGAGCTCGCTCCCGCCGACATCCGCAGCCTCTCGCAGGGACTTGCGCGGCTGGCGTCACTGCTCTTGGCGGCGGGCGCAGAGGAGGTGTTCCCGGCCGTGCGAGGCATTGGTTCGATCCGCAGCGAAGACGCGGCGATCCGCTGGCTGGACGAGTTGCTGCCCAGCGCGTCGCTGAGTTTGACGACGGTGCATGCGTTCTCGTCATGCCCCATCGGGGAGCGGTCGGACCGCTGTGCTGCTGACTCGTTCGGAAAAGTGCGGCGGTTCACCAACCTCTACGTCAACGACGCCAGCATGTTGCCGGACTCTCCCGGGGTGAACCCACAGGGCAGTGTGATGGCGTTCGCCCGGCGCAACGTCCGCCGCTTCATCGACGGTCTGACCTGA